A DNA window from Sphingopyxis macrogoltabida contains the following coding sequences:
- a CDS encoding Coq4 family protein produces the protein MTPTIFSHPDRQPAKFRPFKALAHFRKLIKDKEDTEQVFHIFENLPRKGFLDDARAFVESDLGKRLMASEPYLPDLLDDHAWIDELPEGSVGHAYVTFMRREGLSAAGLVAESDKMGRPKFDDQLQWYANRLRDTHDLFHILTGYGRDALGEQCVLGFTYGQTGNYGNAFIAYAGGYEVKRSIKSDAPVMGAIRQGQRHGKASKAIIEQDIRALLAEPLEAARARLGIGEPTLYKEAHRAYRSRGIDPYNFLAAEAAMA, from the coding sequence ATGACGCCGACCATCTTCTCCCATCCCGACCGCCAGCCTGCCAAATTTCGCCCGTTCAAGGCGCTGGCGCATTTCCGCAAGCTCATCAAGGACAAGGAAGACACCGAACAGGTCTTCCACATCTTCGAGAACCTGCCGCGCAAGGGTTTCCTCGACGACGCCCGCGCCTTCGTCGAAAGCGATCTCGGCAAGCGGTTGATGGCGAGCGAGCCCTATCTGCCCGATCTGCTCGACGATCATGCCTGGATCGACGAACTGCCCGAGGGGAGCGTCGGCCATGCCTATGTGACCTTCATGCGCCGCGAAGGCCTTTCGGCCGCCGGGCTCGTCGCCGAAAGCGACAAGATGGGGCGCCCGAAGTTCGACGACCAGCTCCAATGGTATGCGAACCGCCTGCGCGATACGCACGACCTGTTCCACATCCTGACCGGCTATGGCCGCGACGCACTCGGCGAACAGTGCGTGCTCGGGTTCACCTATGGCCAGACGGGCAATTACGGCAATGCCTTCATCGCCTATGCTGGCGGCTATGAGGTGAAGCGCAGTATCAAGAGCGATGCCCCGGTGATGGGCGCGATCCGTCAGGGCCAGCGCCACGGCAAGGCGTCGAAGGCGATCATCGAGCAGGACATCCGCGCGCTGCTCGCCGAACCGCTCGAAGCGGCGCGGGCGCGGCTGGGGATCGGGGAACCGACGCTCTACAAGGAAGCGCACCGGGCGTACCGCAGCCGCGGCATCGATCCGTACAACTTCCTCGCGGCAGAGGCCGCGATGGCGTGA
- a CDS encoding Hpt domain-containing protein, translating into MDEILVDWDEFRATRTQLGAEFVRILGYFREDGIKSVAAIEDAMRARDARGLVMPAHTLKSEARQFGAERLGALSEDIEIFARHCLESQISPEEYLPRVVTLRPLFEETLAALEREANPLVQRRAPGFGRAAGY; encoded by the coding sequence GTGGACGAAATCCTGGTCGATTGGGATGAATTTCGCGCCACGCGTACCCAGCTGGGGGCCGAGTTCGTGCGGATTCTCGGCTATTTTCGGGAAGACGGCATCAAGTCGGTCGCGGCGATCGAGGATGCGATGCGCGCCCGCGATGCGCGCGGACTCGTCATGCCGGCGCATACGTTGAAGAGTGAAGCGCGGCAGTTTGGCGCCGAAAGGCTGGGCGCGCTGTCCGAGGATATCGAAATTTTTGCGCGCCACTGCCTCGAAAGCCAGATCAGCCCCGAAGAATATCTGCCGCGCGTCGTGACGCTGCGTCCGCTGTTCGAGGAAACGCTCGCCGCGCTCGAGCGCGAGGCCAATCCGCTCGTCCAGCGCCGCGCGCCGGGTTTCGGACGCGCCGCCGGTTACTGA
- a CDS encoding endonuclease domain-containing protein — MPASNHAYKSARRLRRNMSLPEVLLWQILRKQPGHIKFRRQHPIGRYILDFYVLELKLGIEIDGEAHGMDDRPERDEARDRWLASQGIRVLRIAATDVLADPAAVADSIVRLCTAS; from the coding sequence GTGCCGGCAAGCAATCACGCCTATAAGAGTGCGCGGCGATTGCGCCGCAATATGTCGCTTCCCGAAGTGTTGCTCTGGCAGATACTGAGAAAACAGCCCGGCCATATCAAATTCCGGCGCCAACATCCGATCGGCCGATATATACTCGATTTCTACGTCTTGGAATTGAAGCTCGGGATCGAGATCGACGGTGAAGCTCACGGCATGGACGATCGACCGGAGCGCGATGAGGCCCGCGACCGATGGCTTGCATCGCAAGGGATACGAGTGCTGCGGATCGCCGCGACAGATGTCCTTGCTGATCCGGCCGCAGTCGCGGACAGCATCGTACGGCTTTGTACCGCGAGCTAA
- a CDS encoding sulfurtransferase TusA family protein, which translates to MTSDAAAVIVDARGMRCPWPALRLARAMRTATEVLLIADDPQAGREVAALASEQGWRWAPETGSADAEQWRVCRD; encoded by the coding sequence ATGACGAGTGACGCGGCGGCGGTGATCGTCGATGCGCGCGGCATGCGTTGCCCGTGGCCGGCATTGCGGCTGGCGCGGGCGATGCGCACGGCGACCGAGGTGCTGCTGATCGCCGACGATCCGCAGGCGGGCCGCGAAGTTGCGGCGCTTGCTTCCGAGCAGGGCTGGCGGTGGGCCCCCGAAACCGGTTCGGCCGACGCCGAGCAATGGCGCGTCTGTCGCGACTGA
- a CDS encoding DUF418 domain-containing protein, translated as MREDQEIAPARLVTLDALRGFAVMGILAMNIVAFAMPEMAYVSPKAYGGETPADIAAWLFGFILVDGKMRGLFSILFGASMLLIVDRAEAAGQDAGAVHYRRMVWLAIFGLCHYFFLWWGDILFLYAAVGCVAFGFRHWEARRLIKWAIGLFTLGTLLTSLLFGGQLALASFADDPASPFAAAGSDLRDDYGEIDDEVTEELALYRGPYLPMLDERLDSAANPFVGVLMSMLETLPLMMLGMALFRNGFLTGRWAPGDYRRVAWRWLPPGLLLTLAIAWLQWRSGFDYIVGVNAFMAWAGPGRLMMTVAYAALLLLLIRHAHASAWLARVAAAGRAAFSNYLGTSIAMTTLFYGYGLGWFGEVGRWPLYLVCVGVWGLMLLWSKPWLERFHYGPLEWLWRSLARGKWQPMRRSPTQ; from the coding sequence ATGCGCGAAGATCAGGAAATTGCACCGGCCCGGCTCGTCACCCTCGACGCGTTACGCGGCTTTGCGGTGATGGGAATCCTCGCGATGAACATCGTCGCCTTCGCGATGCCCGAAATGGCCTATGTCTCGCCCAAGGCCTATGGCGGCGAAACGCCCGCCGACATTGCGGCGTGGCTATTCGGATTCATCCTCGTCGATGGCAAGATGCGCGGGCTGTTCTCGATCCTGTTCGGCGCCAGCATGCTCCTGATCGTCGACCGCGCCGAAGCCGCCGGACAGGACGCCGGCGCCGTTCATTACCGGCGCATGGTCTGGCTCGCGATCTTCGGCCTCTGCCATTATTTCTTCCTCTGGTGGGGCGACATCCTGTTTCTCTACGCCGCCGTCGGCTGCGTCGCCTTCGGCTTTCGCCATTGGGAAGCGCGCCGGCTGATCAAATGGGCGATCGGGCTGTTCACGCTGGGGACGTTGCTGACGTCGCTCCTCTTCGGCGGCCAGCTCGCTCTCGCCAGCTTTGCGGACGATCCAGCGTCGCCCTTTGCGGCGGCGGGAAGCGATCTGCGCGACGATTATGGCGAGATCGACGATGAGGTGACCGAGGAACTGGCGCTCTATCGCGGCCCCTACCTGCCGATGCTGGACGAACGGCTGGATAGCGCCGCAAACCCCTTCGTCGGGGTGCTGATGTCGATGCTCGAAACGCTGCCGCTGATGATGCTCGGCATGGCGCTGTTCCGGAACGGCTTCCTGACCGGCCGCTGGGCGCCGGGCGATTACCGGCGGGTCGCGTGGCGGTGGTTGCCGCCGGGGCTGCTGCTCACCCTCGCCATTGCCTGGCTCCAATGGCGGTCGGGCTTCGACTATATTGTCGGGGTCAATGCCTTCATGGCGTGGGCGGGACCGGGACGGCTGATGATGACCGTCGCCTATGCCGCGCTCCTCCTGCTCCTGATCCGGCACGCGCACGCCAGCGCATGGCTTGCCCGCGTCGCGGCGGCGGGCCGCGCCGCCTTCTCCAACTATCTCGGCACCAGCATCGCGATGACGACTTTGTTCTACGGCTATGGCCTCGGATGGTTCGGCGAGGTCGGGCGCTGGCCGCTCTATCTGGTCTGCGTCGGCGTGTGGGGGCTCATGCTGCTCTGGTCGAAGCCGTGGCTCGAGCGCTTCCATTATGGTCCGCTCGAATGGCTATGGCGCAGCCTCGCGCGTGGAAAGTGGCAGCCGATGCGGCGATCGCCAACTCAGTAA
- a CDS encoding peptidylprolyl isomerase, which translates to MKFTFRPLILTAMALGLAAAAVAQEAPPPPGPTPEETPAPTEVPAPTPPVETPPAPLAEAPAPAAEATTDATAAVEPPTIPAMQPEQYMGVPEYMLNIDLSTGGRVVIQLYPNVAPNHVERIKQLARAGFYDGVKFHRVIDGFMAQTGDPTATGQGGSQLPDLKAEFNPTPHLRGTVSMARAESEDSANSQFFIMLQPRFALDRRYTAFGRVVSGMQYVDAIAKGEPPAVMSRMVQVSVAADNKPVPPASMLTETPPAPVAPEISVDELNAPIKQ; encoded by the coding sequence ATGAAATTCACCTTCCGCCCCCTGATTTTGACGGCGATGGCGCTCGGTCTTGCGGCTGCGGCCGTTGCGCAGGAAGCGCCGCCGCCCCCGGGGCCGACGCCTGAAGAGACGCCGGCGCCGACCGAAGTTCCGGCCCCGACGCCGCCCGTCGAAACGCCCCCCGCGCCGCTTGCCGAAGCACCTGCTCCGGCCGCCGAGGCGACAACCGATGCGACGGCCGCAGTCGAGCCGCCGACGATCCCGGCGATGCAGCCAGAGCAATATATGGGCGTCCCCGAATATATGCTGAACATCGACCTTTCGACCGGCGGCCGGGTGGTGATCCAGCTCTATCCGAACGTCGCGCCAAACCACGTCGAGCGGATCAAGCAGCTCGCGCGCGCCGGTTTCTATGACGGCGTGAAGTTCCACCGCGTGATCGACGGCTTCATGGCGCAGACGGGCGACCCGACCGCGACCGGGCAGGGTGGCTCGCAGCTTCCCGACCTCAAGGCCGAATTCAACCCGACCCCGCATCTGCGCGGGACGGTGTCGATGGCGCGCGCCGAAAGCGAGGACAGCGCGAACAGCCAGTTCTTCATCATGCTGCAGCCGCGTTTTGCGCTCGACCGCCGTTACACCGCGTTCGGCCGCGTCGTGTCGGGCATGCAATATGTCGATGCGATCGCGAAGGGCGAACCGCCCGCGGTGATGTCGCGGATGGTGCAGGTGTCGGTCGCCGCCGACAACAAGCCGGTGCCGCCGGCGTCGATGCTGACTGAAACGCCGCCCGCGCCGGTGGCGCCCGAAATCAGCGTCGACGAGCTCAACGCGCCGATCAAGCAGTAA
- a CDS encoding DUF72 domain-containing protein codes for MSIHVGIGGWTFEPWRGPFYPAGLAQKRELEYAGQHLTGIEINGTYYGSQKPESFANWAASVPDGFKFSVKASRFTTNRKVLKEGAASIEKFLTQGLTRLGDRLGPIHWQFMATKKFDRDDFAGFLDLLPDTQDGLPLRHAIEVRHESFRDQAFIAMLRERNMAVVYADSDEFPCIDEQTADFTYARLQRSQEDVETGYTDAALDGWAKQAKDWAKGDRDVFLFFIAGAKVRNPAAAQALIARLGT; via the coding sequence ATGAGCATCCATGTCGGAATCGGGGGTTGGACCTTCGAACCGTGGCGCGGCCCCTTCTACCCCGCCGGCCTCGCGCAAAAGCGCGAGCTCGAATATGCCGGTCAGCATCTGACCGGGATCGAGATCAACGGCACCTACTATGGCAGCCAGAAGCCCGAAAGCTTCGCCAACTGGGCCGCCTCGGTTCCCGACGGGTTCAAGTTCAGCGTCAAGGCATCACGTTTCACCACTAACCGCAAGGTGCTGAAAGAAGGCGCCGCTTCGATCGAGAAATTCCTGACGCAAGGCCTCACCCGGCTCGGCGACCGGCTGGGCCCGATCCACTGGCAGTTCATGGCGACCAAGAAGTTCGACCGCGACGATTTCGCGGGCTTCCTAGACCTGCTCCCCGACACGCAGGACGGCCTGCCGCTGCGCCATGCGATCGAGGTCCGTCATGAAAGCTTTCGCGATCAGGCGTTCATCGCCATGCTGCGCGAACGCAACATGGCGGTCGTCTATGCCGACAGCGACGAATTTCCCTGCATCGACGAACAGACCGCCGACTTCACCTATGCCCGGCTGCAACGGTCGCAGGAGGATGTCGAAACCGGCTACACAGACGCGGCGCTGGATGGTTGGGCAAAGCAGGCGAAGGATTGGGCGAAGGGCGACCGCGACGTCTTCCTCTTCTTCATCGCCGGCGCGAAAGTGCGCAACCCGGCGGCCGCGCAGGCGCTGATCGCGCGGCTGGGAACGTAA
- the purL gene encoding phosphoribosylformylglycinamidine synthase subunit PurL produces MTQTATAPASVITPEIVAEHGLSPEEYERVLSALGREPNLVELGIFSVMWSEHCSYKSSRIHLKKLPTEAPWVICGPGENAGVIDIGTGPDGKKLAAIFKMESHNHPSYIEPYQGAATGVGGILRDVFTMGARPVANLNALRFGRPDHPKMKHLISGVVHGIGGYGNCVGVPTVGGEVNFHKAYDGNILVNAMTVGVAEQDKIFYSAASGVGNPIVYVGSKTGRDGIHGATMASADFGEDAEEKRPTVQVGDPFTEKLLIEACLELMASDAIVAIQDMGAAGLTSSSVEMASKGGVGLHLKMDDVPQRETGMTAYEMMLSESQERMLMVLKPGKEEFAKAIFHKWELDFAVIGTVTDTGRMVLEHHGEIVCDIPLAPLADDAPLYDRPHVPTPKQAELTNVPETKDVAADLKTLMGTPDIASRRWIWEQYDSQVGADTVQTGGDAALVRIHGTTRALAMSTDCTPRYCYADPVEGGKQAVAETWRNISAVGATPLAITNCLNFANPQRPEIMGQITGCLDGMAQACRALDYPIVSGNVSLYNESKATGGGSAILPTPAIGGVGVIEDLNRAVGIGFKRTGDIVLAVGERAGHLGQSVWLREILGREEGPPPPVDLRAEKRTGDFIRGAINAGWITACHDVSDGGIAVTLAEMALKSNIGVLVSEEQPFGVAESFFGEDQGLYLVTVCDTCLADFLDAAGRADVPVDPVGRTIKDRIVFELEGSDHQVTLAELREAHEGFFPTLMGADAALA; encoded by the coding sequence ATGACTCAGACCGCAACCGCGCCCGCCTCCGTCATCACCCCCGAGATCGTCGCCGAACACGGCCTGTCTCCGGAAGAATATGAGCGCGTCCTGTCCGCGCTCGGGCGCGAGCCGAACCTTGTCGAACTCGGCATCTTCTCGGTCATGTGGTCCGAGCATTGCAGCTACAAAAGCTCGCGCATTCACCTGAAGAAACTGCCCACCGAGGCGCCGTGGGTGATCTGCGGCCCCGGCGAAAATGCCGGCGTCATCGACATCGGCACCGGCCCGGACGGCAAGAAGCTCGCCGCGATCTTCAAGATGGAGAGCCACAACCACCCGTCGTACATCGAACCCTATCAGGGCGCGGCGACCGGGGTCGGCGGCATTTTGCGCGACGTCTTCACGATGGGCGCGCGCCCCGTCGCGAACCTCAACGCGCTGCGTTTCGGCCGCCCCGACCATCCGAAGATGAAGCATCTCATCTCGGGCGTCGTCCACGGCATCGGCGGCTACGGCAATTGCGTCGGCGTGCCGACGGTTGGCGGCGAGGTCAATTTCCACAAGGCCTATGACGGCAACATCCTCGTCAACGCGATGACCGTCGGCGTCGCCGAGCAGGACAAGATCTTCTATTCGGCCGCAAGCGGCGTCGGCAATCCGATCGTCTATGTCGGCTCGAAGACCGGCCGTGACGGCATCCACGGCGCGACCATGGCATCGGCCGACTTCGGCGAGGACGCCGAAGAGAAGCGCCCGACCGTGCAGGTCGGCGACCCCTTCACCGAAAAGCTGCTGATCGAGGCGTGCCTCGAACTGATGGCGTCGGACGCGATTGTCGCGATTCAGGACATGGGCGCCGCGGGCCTCACCAGTTCGTCGGTCGAGATGGCGTCGAAGGGCGGCGTCGGCCTCCACCTCAAGATGGACGACGTGCCGCAGCGCGAAACCGGCATGACGGCGTACGAGATGATGCTGTCCGAATCGCAGGAACGCATGCTGATGGTCCTGAAGCCCGGCAAGGAAGAGTTTGCGAAAGCGATCTTCCACAAATGGGAACTCGACTTCGCGGTCATCGGCACCGTCACCGACACCGGCCGCATGGTGCTCGAACATCATGGCGAGATCGTCTGCGACATCCCGCTCGCCCCGCTCGCCGACGATGCCCCGCTTTACGACCGCCCGCACGTCCCGACCCCGAAGCAGGCCGAATTGACGAACGTCCCCGAGACGAAGGACGTCGCGGCCGACCTCAAGACGCTGATGGGCACCCCCGACATCGCCAGCCGCCGCTGGATCTGGGAACAATATGACAGCCAGGTCGGCGCCGACACGGTGCAGACCGGCGGCGACGCCGCACTCGTCCGCATCCACGGTACCACCCGCGCGCTCGCCATGTCGACCGACTGCACCCCGCGCTATTGCTATGCCGACCCCGTCGAGGGCGGCAAGCAGGCGGTCGCCGAAACCTGGCGCAACATCAGCGCGGTCGGCGCCACCCCGCTCGCGATCACCAATTGCCTCAACTTCGCCAACCCGCAGCGTCCCGAAATCATGGGCCAGATCACCGGCTGCCTCGACGGCATGGCGCAGGCGTGCCGCGCGCTCGACTATCCGATCGTCTCGGGCAACGTCAGCCTCTATAACGAGAGCAAGGCGACCGGCGGCGGCAGCGCGATCCTGCCCACCCCCGCGATCGGCGGCGTCGGCGTGATCGAGGATCTGAACCGCGCCGTCGGTATCGGCTTCAAGCGCACCGGCGACATCGTGCTGGCGGTCGGCGAACGCGCCGGCCACCTTGGCCAGTCGGTTTGGCTGCGCGAAATCCTCGGCCGCGAGGAAGGCCCGCCCCCGCCCGTCGACTTGCGCGCCGAAAAGCGCACCGGCGACTTCATCCGCGGCGCGATCAACGCCGGCTGGATCACCGCCTGCCACGACGTCTCCGACGGCGGTATCGCGGTGACGCTCGCCGAAATGGCCTTGAAGTCGAACATCGGCGTGCTGGTCAGCGAAGAACAGCCCTTCGGCGTCGCCGAAAGCTTCTTCGGCGAGGATCAGGGCCTCTATCTCGTCACTGTCTGCGACACCTGCCTCGCCGACTTCCTCGACGCCGCGGGCCGTGCCGACGTGCCGGTCGACCCCGTCGGCCGCACGATCAAGGACCGCATCGTCTTCGAACTGGAGGGCAGTGACCATCAGGTGACGCTCGCCGAACTCCGCGAAGCGCATGAGGGCTTTTTCCCGACACTGATGGGGGCCGACGCGGCGCTCGCATAA
- a CDS encoding exodeoxyribonuclease VII small subunit → MTDIPEPSAEPAIASLSFEAAMGELETIVRRLESGDVSLEESVALYERGHALRAHCEARLAAAQARIEQVSLGADGQPAGTTPFGES, encoded by the coding sequence ATGACGGACATTCCCGAACCTTCCGCCGAACCGGCTATCGCCTCGCTTTCGTTCGAGGCCGCGATGGGCGAACTGGAGACGATCGTGCGGCGGCTCGAAAGCGGCGACGTCAGCCTCGAGGAATCGGTCGCGTTGTACGAGCGTGGCCATGCGCTGCGCGCCCATTGCGAGGCGCGGCTTGCTGCGGCGCAAGCGCGGATCGAACAGGTCAGCCTTGGTGCGGACGGTCAGCCGGCGGGAACCACGCCTTTCGGCGAAAGCTGA
- a CDS encoding metal-dependent hydrolase, translating to MFIGHFAPALVAAARPKAAGLGTLFVAAQLVDIGFAALLVPGVEKMRIVPGIAAMNPMDLYHMPYTHSLLGALLWGAIFGALVWFATKRREAAIGAALVVVSHWFVDLLVHIPDLTLAGAPPKLGFGLWDHPAIAMPLEIALIGSAFVYYARRTAAPSGNRRLWVLAALLAFAQAVDWFGPKEASYSLAIPATMLGAYALLCLAACWAGWNRRSSFAAA from the coding sequence ATGTTCATCGGCCATTTCGCTCCGGCACTGGTCGCCGCCGCCCGCCCGAAAGCCGCCGGACTCGGGACGCTGTTCGTCGCGGCGCAACTCGTCGATATCGGCTTTGCCGCGCTGCTCGTGCCCGGGGTCGAGAAGATGCGGATCGTACCGGGTATCGCGGCCATGAACCCGATGGACCTCTACCATATGCCCTACACCCACAGCCTGCTCGGCGCGCTACTGTGGGGCGCCATCTTCGGCGCGCTGGTCTGGTTCGCCACCAAACGGCGCGAGGCCGCGATCGGCGCCGCGTTGGTCGTCGTTTCGCACTGGTTCGTCGACCTGCTCGTCCATATCCCCGACCTGACGCTCGCCGGGGCGCCGCCGAAGCTCGGCTTCGGCCTCTGGGATCATCCCGCCATCGCAATGCCGCTCGAAATTGCGCTGATCGGCAGCGCGTTCGTTTATTACGCCCGGCGCACCGCGGCACCGTCGGGCAATCGGCGCCTGTGGGTGCTGGCGGCACTTCTCGCCTTTGCACAGGCGGTCGACTGGTTCGGGCCGAAGGAGGCAAGCTATTCGCTTGCCATTCCGGCAACAATGCTCGGCGCTTATGCGCTGCTCTGCCTTGCTGCCTGCTGGGCGGGCTGGAACCGCCGGTCGAGCTTCGCGGCCGCTTGA
- the coaD gene encoding pantetheine-phosphate adenylyltransferase translates to MRIGVYPGTFDPITLGHMDIIRRGAKLVDRLVIGVTTNITKSPLFDDDERIEMVRNEVADIDGDIRVVGFNALLMDFAEREGASVIVRGLRAVADFEYEYQMAGMNQQLNDRIETVFLMADVGLQPIASRLVKEIAIFGGAIHKFVTPAVCEAVVSRIAERGLRQGEG, encoded by the coding sequence ATGCGCATTGGGGTTTATCCCGGAACATTCGATCCGATCACGCTCGGGCACATGGACATCATTCGCCGCGGTGCGAAGCTGGTTGACCGGCTGGTGATCGGCGTCACCACCAACATCACCAAGTCGCCGCTGTTCGACGATGACGAGCGGATCGAGATGGTGCGGAACGAAGTCGCGGACATCGACGGCGATATTCGCGTTGTCGGCTTTAACGCGCTGCTGATGGATTTCGCCGAGCGCGAGGGGGCCAGCGTCATCGTCCGCGGGCTGCGCGCCGTCGCCGATTTCGAATATGAATATCAGATGGCGGGCATGAACCAGCAATTGAACGACCGGATCGAGACGGTCTTCCTGATGGCCGACGTGGGGCTGCAGCCGATCGCGTCGCGATTGGTCAAGGAAATCGCGATTTTCGGCGGCGCTATTCACAAATTCGTCACCCCCGCAGTCTGCGAAGCGGTGGTAAGCCGCATCGCCGAGCGGGGTCTCAGGCAGGGCGAAGGCTGA
- a CDS encoding polyprenyl synthetase family protein, producing the protein MASADGDSGETRLLLATQAEVVAGIDRLFDQLLSVPADPRERLYQAMRHAAIAGGKRLRPLLVRAAGDLFHVDHRVSLRVGAAVEAMHVYSLIHDDLPCMDDDDIRRGKPTVHKAYDEATAVLAGDSLHALAFEWLCDPATSADPFVRSELCCELARAAGPAGMAGGQMMDLAAETSDFDLRTVTRLQQLKTGALIAFSVEAGAILARIPPEGRTPLRGYARDIGLAFQIADDIMDVEGDEALAGKALHKDDAAGKATFVTLMGLERAREQATALVDQAIAHLSGYGEEAALLRAIARYVVERDH; encoded by the coding sequence GTGGCGAGCGCCGACGGCGATTCGGGTGAGACCCGGTTGCTCCTTGCCACGCAGGCCGAGGTCGTGGCCGGAATCGATCGCCTGTTCGACCAGTTGCTGTCCGTGCCGGCCGATCCGCGCGAACGTTTGTATCAGGCGATGCGCCACGCCGCGATTGCGGGCGGCAAGCGGCTGCGGCCGCTGCTCGTCCGCGCGGCGGGCGACCTGTTTCACGTCGACCACAGGGTTTCGCTGCGCGTCGGCGCCGCCGTTGAGGCGATGCATGTCTATTCGCTGATCCATGACGATCTGCCGTGCATGGACGATGACGACATCCGCCGCGGCAAGCCGACCGTGCACAAGGCATATGACGAGGCCACCGCAGTGCTCGCGGGCGATTCGCTCCATGCGCTGGCATTCGAATGGCTTTGCGATCCGGCGACCAGCGCCGATCCTTTTGTCCGCAGCGAGCTGTGTTGCGAACTGGCGCGCGCGGCGGGGCCGGCGGGCATGGCGGGCGGGCAGATGATGGACCTTGCCGCCGAAACGTCGGACTTCGACCTGCGCACCGTGACGCGGCTCCAGCAGCTCAAGACCGGGGCGCTGATCGCCTTTTCGGTGGAGGCGGGGGCCATCCTTGCGCGCATCCCGCCCGAAGGGCGTACGCCGCTGCGCGGTTATGCGCGCGATATCGGGCTCGCCTTTCAAATCGCCGACGACATCATGGACGTCGAAGGCGACGAAGCGCTTGCCGGCAAGGCGCTGCACAAGGACGATGCCGCGGGCAAGGCGACCTTTGTCACGCTGATGGGGCTGGAGCGTGCGCGCGAACAGGCAACCGCGCTGGTCGATCAGGCGATCGCGCATTTGTCGGGTTATGGCGAAGAGGCGGCGCTGCTCCGTGCGATCGCACGCTATGTGGTGGAAAGGGACCATTGA